From Scatophagus argus isolate fScaArg1 chromosome 2, fScaArg1.pri, whole genome shotgun sequence, a single genomic window includes:
- the LOC124051681 gene encoding myelin-oligodendrocyte glycoprotein-like isoform X2 gives MDEDTCWCWSCTDWRCAVAGELRLMCPTQRVRAKEGESVTLPCRLDQRIDLSKDTVDWTKLYPEETVHVYRGGQDDPDPQSPQYRDRTTLNREDLKTGNLALHISSVKQSDSGTYRCYIPKREKCYTVDLLIETPSQLVETNTSPPAEGGPYHWAAVIAVVLFVLLVLKKTKIWDCVKRVCRR, from the exons ATGGATGAGGACACGTGTTGGTGTTGGAGCTGCACAGACTGGAGGTGTGCTGTAGCTG gaGAGCTTCGACTCATGTGCCCAACTCAGCGAGTCAGGGCAAAAGAGGGTGAAAGTGTGACTCTTCCTTGTCGTCTGGATCAACGGATCGACTTGTCTAAAGACACAGTGGACTGGACCAAACTCTACCCCGAGGAGACCGTCCACGTCTATCGAGGTGGACAGGACGATCCTGATCCACAGAGTCCACAATACAGAGACAGGACGACTCTGAACCGTGAGGACCTGAAGACAGGAAACCTGGCGCTGCACATCTCCTCAGTGAAGCAGTCTGACAGCGGGACATACAGATGTTACATCCCAAAGAGGGAAAAGTGCTATACTGTTGACCTTCTCATCG aaacaccaAGTCAGTTGGTTGAGACAAATACGTCTCCTCCAGCAGAAG GTGGTCCGTACCACTGGGCTGCTGTCATTGCTGTCGTCCTCTTTGTTCTTCTGgtactgaagaaaacaaaaatct GGGATTGTGTGAAGAGGGTCTGCAGAAGGTAG
- the LOC124051681 gene encoding myelin-oligodendrocyte glycoprotein-like isoform X1, with translation MDEDTCWCWSCTDWRCAVAGELRLMCPTQRVRAKEGESVTLPCRLDQRIDLSKDTVDWTKLYPEETVHVYRGGQDDPDPQSPQYRDRTTLNREDLKTGNLALHISSVKQSDSGTYRCYIPKREKCYTVDLLIETPSQLVETNTSPPAEGGPYHWAAVIAVVLFVLLVLKKTKICKYKLLLHSFLFPTFNVLSSENRDRKKN, from the exons ATGGATGAGGACACGTGTTGGTGTTGGAGCTGCACAGACTGGAGGTGTGCTGTAGCTG gaGAGCTTCGACTCATGTGCCCAACTCAGCGAGTCAGGGCAAAAGAGGGTGAAAGTGTGACTCTTCCTTGTCGTCTGGATCAACGGATCGACTTGTCTAAAGACACAGTGGACTGGACCAAACTCTACCCCGAGGAGACCGTCCACGTCTATCGAGGTGGACAGGACGATCCTGATCCACAGAGTCCACAATACAGAGACAGGACGACTCTGAACCGTGAGGACCTGAAGACAGGAAACCTGGCGCTGCACATCTCCTCAGTGAAGCAGTCTGACAGCGGGACATACAGATGTTACATCCCAAAGAGGGAAAAGTGCTATACTGTTGACCTTCTCATCG aaacaccaAGTCAGTTGGTTGAGACAAATACGTCTCCTCCAGCAGAAG GTGGTCCGTACCACTGGGCTGCTGTCATTGCTGTCGTCCTCTTTGTTCTTCTGgtactgaagaaaacaaaaatctgtaaGTACAAACTCCTGCTCcacagctttttatttccaACATTTAATGTCCTGAGCAGTGAAAACAGGGACAGAAAAAAGAACTGA
- the LOC124051559 gene encoding V-set and immunoglobulin domain-containing protein 1-like isoform X4, protein MIAKLQTLLFICISISSLAAGELRLMCPTQQVRATEGENATLPCHPDQRIDLSNHTVEWTKLNPEETVHVYRRRKDDPGPQSPQYKDRTTLNREDLKTGNLALHISSVNQSDSGTYRCVIPEEAEPCTVVLLIETQDQPGETETTTRLLEEGKPRLMCPTERVRATEGESVTLLCHPDQRIDLSEDTVDWTVHVYQCGQDDLDPQSPQYRNRTTLNHEDLKTGNLTLHISSVNQSDNGTYRCVIPEEAKCCIVVLPVGEYLEDCTDQFRTFLIPDFGDELQIMKDLSPFACVSHGESVGIVYHLKLQT, encoded by the exons ATGATCGCGAAACTGCAAACTTTactatttatttgcattagcaTTTCATCGTTAGCTGCCG gaGAGCTTCGACTCATGTGCCCGACTCAGCAAGTCAGGGCAACAGAGGGTGAGAACGCAACTCTTCCGTGTCATCCGGATCAACGGATCGACTTGTCTAACCACACAGTGGAGTGGACCAAACTCAACCCCGAGGAGACCGTCCACGTCTATCGACGCAGAAAGGACGATCCTGGCCCACAGAGTCCACAATACAAAGACAGGACGACTCTGAACCGTGAGGACCTGAAGACAGGAAACCTGGCGCTGCACATCTCCTCAGTGAATCAGTCTGACAGCGGGACGTACAGATGTGTCATCCCAGAGGAGGCAGAGCCCTGTACTGTTGTCCTTCTCATCG aaacCCAAGACCAACCGGGCGAGACAGAGACAACAACGCGTCTTCTGGAAGAAG gaAAACCTCGACTCATGTGCCCGACAGAGCGAGTCAGGGCAACAGAGGGTGAAAGTGTGACTCTCTTGTGTCATCCGGATCAACGGATCGATTTGTCTGAAGACACAGTGGACTGGACCGTCCACGTCTATCAGTGCGGACAGGACGATCTTGATCCACAGAGTCCACAATACAGAAACAGGACGACTCTGAACCATGAGGACCTGAAGACAGGAAACCTGACGCTGCACATCTCCTCAGTGAATCAGTCTGACAACGGGACGTACAGATGTGTCATCCCAGAGGAGGCAAAGTGCTGTATTGTTGTCCTTCCTGTCGGTGAGTATCTTGAAGACTGTACAGACCAATTTAGGACCTTTTTAATTCCAGATTTTGGTGATGAACTGCAGATAATGAAAGACCTTTCTCCCTTTGCTTGTGTGAGTCATGGGGAATCAGTGGGAATTGTATATCATTTGAAACTACAAACATGA
- the LOC124051656 gene encoding myelin-oligodendrocyte glycoprotein-like isoform X4, with the protein MKAVLFLCTLHFTVTITGELRLMCPTQRVRAKEGESVTLPCRLDQRIDLSKDTVDWTKLYPEETVHVYRGGQDDPDPQSPQYRDRTTLNREDLKTGNLALHISSVKQSDSGTYRCYIPKREKCYTVDLLIETPSQLVETNTSPPAEGGPYHWAAVIAVVLFVLLVLKKTKICKYKLLLHSFLFPTFNVLSSENRDRKKN; encoded by the exons atgaaagctgttttgtttctctgtacTTTACACTTCACTGTAACGATTACAG gaGAGCTTCGACTCATGTGCCCAACTCAGCGAGTCAGGGCAAAAGAGGGTGAAAGTGTGACTCTTCCTTGTCGTCTGGATCAACGGATCGACTTGTCTAAAGACACAGTGGACTGGACCAAACTCTACCCCGAGGAGACCGTCCACGTCTATCGAGGTGGACAGGACGATCCTGATCCACAGAGTCCACAATACAGAGACAGGACGACTCTGAACCGTGAGGACCTGAAGACAGGAAACCTGGCGCTGCACATCTCCTCAGTGAAGCAGTCTGACAGCGGGACATACAGATGTTACATCCCAAAGAGGGAAAAGTGCTATACTGTTGACCTTCTCATCG aaacaccaAGTCAGTTGGTTGAGACAAATACGTCTCCTCCAGCAGAAG GTGGTCCGTACCACTGGGCTGCTGTCATTGCTGTCGTCCTCTTTGTTCTTCTGgtactgaagaaaacaaaaatctgtaaGTACAAACTCCTGCTCcacagctttttatttccaACATTTAATGTCCTGAGCAGTGAAAACAGGGACAGAAAAAAGAACTGA
- the LOC124051656 gene encoding myelin-oligodendrocyte glycoprotein-like isoform X1 yields the protein MGGRNCSTSTTELKETWTVQIKCLKTSVVIWRLSNRLTFSVSSGELRLMCPTQRVRAKEGESVTLPCRLDQRIDLSKDTVDWTKLYPEETVHVYRGGQDDPDPQSPQYRDRTTLNREDLKTGNLALHISSVKQSDSGTYRCYIPKREKCYTVDLLIETPSQLVETNTSPPAEGGPYHWAAVIAVVLFVLLVLKKTKICKYKLLLHSFLFPTFNVLSSENRDRKKN from the exons ATGGGGGGCAGAAACTGCAGCACAAGCACCACCGAACTAAAAGAAACCTGGACAGTGCAGATAAAGTGTTTGAAAACATCAGTTGTTATTTGGAGGCTTTCAAACCGtctgaccttttctgtttcctcaggaGAGCTTCGACTCATGTGCCCAACTCAGCGAGTCAGGGCAAAAGAGGGTGAAAGTGTGACTCTTCCTTGTCGTCTGGATCAACGGATCGACTTGTCTAAAGACACAGTGGACTGGACCAAACTCTACCCCGAGGAGACCGTCCACGTCTATCGAGGTGGACAGGACGATCCTGATCCACAGAGTCCACAATACAGAGACAGGACGACTCTGAACCGTGAGGACCTGAAGACAGGAAACCTGGCGCTGCACATCTCCTCAGTGAAGCAGTCTGACAGCGGGACATACAGATGTTACATCCCAAAGAGGGAAAAGTGCTATACTGTTGACCTTCTCATCG aaacaccaAGTCAGTTGGTTGAGACAAATACGTCTCCTCCAGCAGAAG GTGGTCCGTACCACTGGGCTGCTGTCATTGCTGTCGTCCTCTTTGTTCTTCTGgtactgaagaaaacaaaaatctgtaaGTACAAACTCCTGCTCcacagctttttatttccaACATTTAATGTCCTGAGCAGTGAAAACAGGGACAGAAAAAAGAACTGA
- the LOC124051656 gene encoding myelin-oligodendrocyte glycoprotein-like isoform X2 codes for MGGRNCSTSTTELKETWTVQIKCLKTSVVIWRLSNRLTFSVSSGELRLMCPTQRVRAKEGESVTLPCRLDQRIDLSKDTVDWTKLYPEETVHVYRGGQDDPDPQSPQYRDRTTLNREDLKTGNLALHISSVKQSDSGTYRCYIPKREKCYTVDLLIETPSQLVETNTSPPAEGGPYHWAAVIAVVLFVLLVLKKTKIWDCVKRVCRR; via the exons ATGGGGGGCAGAAACTGCAGCACAAGCACCACCGAACTAAAAGAAACCTGGACAGTGCAGATAAAGTGTTTGAAAACATCAGTTGTTATTTGGAGGCTTTCAAACCGtctgaccttttctgtttcctcaggaGAGCTTCGACTCATGTGCCCAACTCAGCGAGTCAGGGCAAAAGAGGGTGAAAGTGTGACTCTTCCTTGTCGTCTGGATCAACGGATCGACTTGTCTAAAGACACAGTGGACTGGACCAAACTCTACCCCGAGGAGACCGTCCACGTCTATCGAGGTGGACAGGACGATCCTGATCCACAGAGTCCACAATACAGAGACAGGACGACTCTGAACCGTGAGGACCTGAAGACAGGAAACCTGGCGCTGCACATCTCCTCAGTGAAGCAGTCTGACAGCGGGACATACAGATGTTACATCCCAAAGAGGGAAAAGTGCTATACTGTTGACCTTCTCATCG aaacaccaAGTCAGTTGGTTGAGACAAATACGTCTCCTCCAGCAGAAG GTGGTCCGTACCACTGGGCTGCTGTCATTGCTGTCGTCCTCTTTGTTCTTCTGgtactgaagaaaacaaaaatct
- the LOC124051656 gene encoding myelin-oligodendrocyte glycoprotein-like isoform X5 — protein sequence MCPTQRVRAKEGESVTLPCRLDQRIDLSKDTVDWTKLYPEETVHVYRGGQDDPDPQSPQYRDRTTLNREDLKTGNLALHISSVKQSDSGTYRCYIPKREKCYTVDLLIETPSQLVETNTSPPAEGGPYHWAAVIAVVLFVLLVLKKTKICKYKLLLHSFLFPTFNVLSSENRDRKKN from the exons ATGTGCCCAACTCAGCGAGTCAGGGCAAAAGAGGGTGAAAGTGTGACTCTTCCTTGTCGTCTGGATCAACGGATCGACTTGTCTAAAGACACAGTGGACTGGACCAAACTCTACCCCGAGGAGACCGTCCACGTCTATCGAGGTGGACAGGACGATCCTGATCCACAGAGTCCACAATACAGAGACAGGACGACTCTGAACCGTGAGGACCTGAAGACAGGAAACCTGGCGCTGCACATCTCCTCAGTGAAGCAGTCTGACAGCGGGACATACAGATGTTACATCCCAAAGAGGGAAAAGTGCTATACTGTTGACCTTCTCATCG aaacaccaAGTCAGTTGGTTGAGACAAATACGTCTCCTCCAGCAGAAG GTGGTCCGTACCACTGGGCTGCTGTCATTGCTGTCGTCCTCTTTGTTCTTCTGgtactgaagaaaacaaaaatctgtaaGTACAAACTCCTGCTCcacagctttttatttccaACATTTAATGTCCTGAGCAGTGAAAACAGGGACAGAAAAAAGAACTGA